From Streptomyces sp. 6-11-2, one genomic window encodes:
- a CDS encoding helix-turn-helix domain-containing protein: protein MSRTRSAQPDPRATLRSGLPDRYLTPDDIAEIFGVPLETVYQWRRKHTGPPGFRVGKHVRYDPAEVGAYVAQLKNVDRVAA, encoded by the coding sequence ATGAGCCGAACCCGTTCCGCTCAACCCGACCCCCGCGCCACCCTCCGCAGCGGCTTGCCTGACCGGTACCTCACTCCCGACGACATCGCCGAGATCTTCGGCGTCCCCCTCGAAACCGTCTACCAGTGGCGCAGGAAACACACCGGTCCTCCCGGCTTCCGCGTCGGCAAGCACGTCCGCTACGACCCCGCCGAAGTGGGGGCCTACGTCGCTCAGCTCAAGAACGTCGACCGCGTCGCGGCCTGA
- a CDS encoding DNA primase translates to MLAAHGIPPLPLRAGKVPFGNCPDCTGNACGGRPNMKTPGPCRCPGVCHAWAAATTDPDVLTSPPWASAWRRAAAVAYHPGGAGVTVVDLDDAAAVAWAHTSLPATRTVPTTRGEHWIYRGAMRSVNAVRPGVDIKSLMAYARWLGNGTGVTAPLPDAVRALAVKEPSTARRAPQSLTAPLSGHGGECRHRTPTYLNRGIAMAEQRITEASSAVHATVYRTFLAVLSTHGRCGCLTDAHIGRLFTAAQAKGESPRHCTDAWTNALTKLGL, encoded by the coding sequence ATGCTGGCCGCACACGGCATCCCGCCCCTGCCGCTGCGGGCGGGGAAGGTGCCGTTCGGCAACTGCCCGGACTGCACCGGCAACGCGTGCGGCGGACGGCCCAACATGAAGACCCCCGGCCCGTGCCGGTGCCCCGGCGTCTGCCACGCGTGGGCCGCCGCCACCACCGACCCGGACGTCCTCACCTCCCCACCGTGGGCGTCGGCGTGGCGTCGGGCCGCCGCCGTCGCCTACCACCCCGGCGGCGCCGGCGTGACCGTCGTCGACCTGGACGACGCGGCGGCCGTCGCATGGGCCCATACCAGCCTGCCCGCGACGCGGACCGTGCCGACGACGCGGGGGGAGCACTGGATCTACCGGGGCGCCATGCGGTCGGTGAACGCCGTCCGCCCCGGCGTCGACATCAAGTCCCTTATGGCGTACGCCCGTTGGCTGGGGAACGGCACGGGAGTCACGGCCCCTCTCCCGGACGCTGTGCGCGCGCTGGCAGTAAAGGAGCCGTCCACGGCTCGCAGGGCGCCACAGAGCCTCACAGCGCCTCTGAGTGGCCATGGGGGCGAGTGCAGACACCGCACGCCCACCTATCTGAACCGGGGGATCGCCATGGCCGAGCAGCGCATCACCGAAGCCTCCAGCGCGGTGCACGCCACGGTCTACCGGACGTTCCTCGCGGTGCTGTCCACGCACGGCCGGTGCGGCTGCCTCACCGACGCCCACATCGGACGGCTGTTCACCGCCGCGCAGGCCAAGGGCGAATCCCCTCGGCACTGCACCGACGCGTGGACCAACGCCCTGACCAAGTTGGGACTGTGA
- a CDS encoding ATP-binding protein, producing MADDEQNPARKVITDYAQAHFRYFRTADGTVYAQRNGHPVARPIRSQGTTGSHRQELMVGLFRDGLGVFNGTALKEALDLIEALALTEDVQPVHIRVAPGFDGATWLDLGRADGQSVRIHPTGWDITVPDPREVCWRRTQLTGELPLPVKNTDGKGIDLLLRLCNFANAETECLAIAWLVGCLGPSVPVPAPFLTGPQGAGKSTGGRMLVRIIEGMTGDLRRAPKDEENLLAAVAAGWVTALDNLSHMSPDLSDAMCCIVTGAENVKRALFTDGDVFRVGYRRPLLLTGIDVGVIRPDLAERLLPLRLERPRVRRTEDELWTEYAEVLPVVLGSLLDLTVKVRAVEAETPTDLRMADFAHLCAQLDAATGLGALAAYRASLDDLNDDVIEGDLLAQTVLQHAASLDAGAEQRMTSTEWLHCLSRVYTGDDFRPLPKGWPTTGKVLSDRLKRLQPTLAARGVLIDSGRTREGRFIVMTRAAAPPSHEQQAF from the coding sequence ATGGCCGACGACGAGCAGAATCCCGCCCGCAAGGTCATCACTGACTACGCGCAAGCGCACTTCCGCTACTTCCGCACCGCCGACGGCACCGTGTACGCGCAGCGCAACGGCCACCCCGTGGCCCGCCCGATCCGCTCCCAGGGCACGACCGGAAGTCACCGCCAGGAACTCATGGTCGGACTGTTCAGGGACGGACTGGGCGTGTTCAACGGAACCGCGCTGAAGGAGGCACTCGACCTGATCGAAGCACTCGCGCTCACCGAGGACGTGCAGCCCGTGCACATCCGCGTCGCCCCAGGGTTCGACGGAGCGACGTGGCTGGACCTGGGCCGCGCCGACGGGCAGTCCGTCCGCATCCACCCCACCGGCTGGGACATCACCGTCCCCGACCCGCGTGAGGTGTGCTGGCGCCGCACCCAACTCACCGGCGAACTCCCCCTGCCGGTCAAGAACACGGACGGCAAAGGCATCGATCTCCTGCTCAGGCTGTGCAACTTCGCCAACGCCGAGACCGAGTGCCTGGCCATCGCGTGGTTGGTCGGCTGTCTCGGTCCGTCCGTCCCCGTTCCCGCCCCGTTCCTCACCGGGCCGCAGGGCGCCGGCAAGTCCACCGGCGGCCGGATGCTCGTACGGATCATCGAGGGCATGACCGGTGACCTGCGCCGCGCGCCCAAGGATGAGGAGAACCTGCTCGCGGCCGTGGCGGCCGGATGGGTCACGGCCCTGGACAACCTCTCCCACATGAGTCCGGACCTGTCCGACGCGATGTGCTGCATCGTCACCGGCGCCGAGAACGTCAAGCGCGCCCTGTTCACCGACGGGGATGTCTTCCGCGTCGGCTACCGCCGCCCCCTGCTCCTGACCGGCATCGACGTGGGAGTCATCCGCCCCGACCTGGCCGAACGGCTGCTGCCGCTGCGGTTGGAGCGGCCCCGGGTGCGGCGCACCGAGGATGAGCTGTGGACGGAGTACGCGGAGGTTCTGCCCGTCGTCCTCGGCTCGCTCCTGGATCTCACGGTGAAGGTGCGCGCGGTGGAGGCGGAGACCCCGACCGATCTGCGGATGGCGGACTTCGCACACCTGTGCGCGCAGCTCGACGCGGCCACAGGACTCGGTGCGCTCGCCGCCTACCGGGCCAGTCTGGATGACCTCAACGACGACGTCATTGAGGGTGACCTGCTGGCGCAGACCGTGTTGCAGCACGCCGCCAGTCTCGACGCGGGGGCGGAACAGCGGATGACGTCCACGGAGTGGCTGCACTGCCTCAGCCGCGTCTACACCGGGGACGACTTCCGTCCCCTGCCCAAGGGCTGGCCGACCACGGGCAAGGTGCTCTCCGACCGTCTCAAGCGGCTTCAGCCGACCCTCGCCGCCCGGGGCGTCCTCATCGACTCGGGCCGCACCCGGGAGGGCCGCTTCATCGTGATGACCCGCGCAGCGGCCCCGCCCTCGCACGAGCAACAGGCGTTCTGA
- a CDS encoding DNA methylase: MTQPTTLGRVLALLSRIEPLRVLDAYCCIGGGTEGYRRAFKNCHVTGVDIQAQPDYRGDAFHQGDAVEFIREHGHEFDFIHASPPCQGEGAPTKGTNAARNARIGRAYPRLIVPTRAALEATGRPYVIENVAGSEVRKDIRLCGEQFGLGVLMHRYFELGGWTTVQPAHPRHRGYVRGWRHGEYRDGPYVAAYGAGGGKATVAEIREAKGIDWSTDHLRLREALPPAYTEWIGRAFLTAHAPALGVAA, translated from the coding sequence ATGACCCAACCCACCACCCTGGGGCGAGTGCTCGCCTTACTCTCCCGGATCGAGCCCCTTCGGGTGCTGGACGCCTACTGCTGCATCGGCGGCGGCACCGAGGGCTACCGGCGCGCGTTCAAGAACTGCCACGTCACCGGCGTCGACATTCAGGCACAACCGGACTATCGGGGCGACGCGTTCCACCAGGGCGACGCCGTGGAGTTCATCCGCGAGCACGGCCACGAGTTCGACTTCATCCACGCGTCCCCGCCGTGCCAGGGGGAGGGCGCCCCGACCAAGGGCACGAACGCCGCCCGCAACGCCAGGATCGGCCGGGCCTACCCCAGGCTCATCGTCCCCACCCGCGCCGCCCTGGAGGCCACTGGACGGCCGTACGTGATCGAGAACGTGGCCGGCTCCGAGGTCCGCAAGGACATCCGGCTGTGCGGAGAACAGTTCGGGCTAGGCGTGCTCATGCACCGCTACTTCGAGCTGGGCGGCTGGACGACCGTGCAGCCCGCGCACCCTCGGCACCGGGGCTACGTGCGCGGGTGGCGCCACGGCGAGTACCGGGACGGTCCTTACGTCGCCGCCTACGGCGCCGGTGGAGGAAAGGCCACCGTCGCCGAGATCCGCGAGGCCAAGGGCATCGACTGGTCCACCGACCACCTTCGGCTGCGCGAGGCACTCCCGCCCGCCTACACCGAGTGGATCGGCCGCGCGTTCCTCACCGCCCACGCCCCTGCACTGGGGGTGGCCGCGTGA